A genomic region of Vespa crabro chromosome 19, iyVesCrab1.2, whole genome shotgun sequence contains the following coding sequences:
- the LOC124430587 gene encoding SUN domain-containing protein 2-like isoform X1, whose product MWSQQQQQQQQQQQQQQQQQQKQQLQQQQQQPRTYLRGFAFQHPQQQNVHLGIVGVDDTPQHQHQHHHQLQHHLRGSSGMDLPLSSNPRASRNMAEKQRRDNLNTNISTMAALVPTVAGSSRRMDKISILRLTAAYLRTQYTLGRGSADFLPKKFNDLDVEQYFVDKSFLLLRQNLIGHVGFFIVVTTAGKIVYVSRQVERQLGHAQKELTGQSLYHFVYPEDHKELTKNLTPDEMQPMVGSSTTDVDNSSNSSEESTSTTSQRNTERRSFREQRRSFKLRMSQRTVSRREHTQYECLHVSGVLRLADACKNFDNRARHRETTSTSNDIIFVGMAWLPKKRPITEISIIDANKQEYVTRHLVDGRIIYCDHRISIVAGYLSEEVSGLSAFSFMHKDDVRWTIIGLRQMYDRAEPCGSSCYRLLSKTGEFIYLRTHGYLEYDKNTQTVESFICINTLVSEEEGIEFVREMKERFSATVSGATKAVMIQNNDDLSFDLGSESQKSNSKASLEDPSQLEDAITHLISDLPSPAVSEDRSSPSPMPNAQFAKAAVFSQRLPPAAAQASKFGIKKIDHNFTIQSNKGNLTLKQEPRIEVKQELQAIDNKMVADSIVKKEIISDGQQRNVGRRRNQDRNNIGSLSSGKPLSMKEMMGQVEVMRQENRNNESTRTKVVLPERNNASETKVLKNNTNETGLENVGNGKSESEDEESRKRYSSKRIYVEENFGGTGRSNKKRRNEKRYEITEIQLEQQQQEQEQQEQQQQQQQQQQQQQQQQQQQQQQQQQQQQQQQQQQQQQQQQQQQQQQQQHRHHQQRQQQHQPSAPYVNCRTFIKEEQLSPLADFDHYGQVHTQPIRIISTDSPNSSLQDVNIEYQELDSSTPLVISNMIDDEQFGDFQELKEEPLLSSSLDANPDFMLKIFDDLRPAMGFEKSFDDMNVQQLTVNNQQAVNDEIRRTHLQLASSMVIRESQFDVLARDLDNPALQAQRKNLTQLQAEHKMQKQILKSLQQDHRNIQVNAKHNIGV is encoded by the exons TAATCCGCGTGCTTCACGAAATATGGCGGAGAAACAACGCCGAGATAATCTTAACACCAATATCTCGACGATGGCGGCTCTCGTTCCTACCGTCGCCGGAAGTTCTAGAAGGATGGACAAGATATCTATCCTGAGATTAACTGCTGCCTATTTAAGAACGCAATACA CTCTTGGTCGTGGATCGGCCGATTTCCTGCCAAAGAAATTCAACGATTTGGACGTGGAACAATACTTTGTAGAT aaatcatttttattgcttCGACAGAACTTAATCGGCCATGTTGGTTTCTTCATTGTCGTAACTACGGCAGGAAAGATCGTTTACGTTAGCCGGCAGGTGGAACGTCAACTTGGTCACGCTCAG AAAGAATTAACGGGACAATCTTTGTATCACTTCGTTTATCCTGAGGATCACAAGGAGTTAACGAAAAATTTAACGCCCGATGAAATGCAACCGATGGTCGGTAGTTCGACCACGGACGTCGATAACAGTTCCAATTCCTCCGAGGAGTCAACCTCGACGACGTCGCAAAGGAACACCGAGAGGAGGTCTTTTCGCGAGCAGAGACGGAGTTTCAAATTGCGAATGTCACAACGGACAGTTTCGAGACGAGAACATACGCAGTATGAGTGTCTACATGTGTCGGGGGTTCTTAGGCTCGCGGATGCTTGTAAAAATTTTGACAATCGTGCACGACATCGAG agACTACATCGACAAGCAACGACATCATATTCGTCGGTATGGCATGGCTACCCAAGAAACGTCCTATCACCGAAATCTCCATAATAGATGCTAATAAACAAGAGTACGTGACGCGACACTTGGTGGACGGTCGTATTATTTACTGCGATCATAGGATATCTATTGTGGCAGGTTACCTATCCGAGGAGGTTTCTGGTTTAAGCGCTTTCAGTTTTATGCACAAGGACGACGTTAGATGGACCATCATTGGACTTCGCCAaa tGTACGATCGTGCAGAACCTTGTGGTTCATCCTGCTATAGGCTTCTTTCGAAGACTGGTGAGTTCATTTACCTAAGGACCCATGGATATTTGGAATACGACAAAAATACTCAAACCGTTGAATCGTTTATCTGCATCAATACCCTAGTCTC agaagaagaaggtattGAATTTGTAAGAGAGATGAAGGAAAGATTTTCAGCTACGGTGTCTGGTGCTACGAAGGCGGTTATGAttcaaaataacgacgacCTTTCGTTCGATCTG GGATCGGAATCACAAAAATCGAATTCCAAAGCTAGCCTGGAAGATCCTTCGCAGTTAGAGGACGCGATCACCCACCTCATCAGCGATTTACCTTCACCAGCTGTTTCAGAAGATCGTTCTTCTCCATCACCAATGCCCAACGCTCAATTCGCCAAAGCGGCCGTTTTTTCTCAAAGATTACCTCCGGCAGCTGCGCAAGCAAGCAAATTCGGTATTAAGAAGATCGATCACAATTTCACGATACAAAGTAATAAAGGTAATCTTACGTTAAAACAAGAACCACGAATTGAAGTAAAACAAGAACTTCAGGCGATCGATAACAAAATGGTCGCTGATTCTATcgttaagaaagaaatcatATCGGATGGACAACAACGAAACGttggaagaaggagaaatcaGGATCGTAATAATATTGGCTCATTGAGTTCAGGAAAACCTTTGAGTATGAAGGAAATGATGGGACAAGTGGAAGTTATGCGACAGGAAAATCGTAATAACGAAAGCACCAGGACTAAGGTCGTCTTACCCGAACGTAATAATGCATCCGAAACGAAAGTTCTAAAGAATAACACCAACGAGACTGGGCTCGAAAATGTAGGAAATGGCAAAAGCGAGTCCGAGGATGAAGAGTCTAGGAAAAGATATTCTTCGAAGAGGATATACGTTGAAGAAAACTTTGGAGGAACAGGCCGTAGTAATAAAAagcgaagaaatgaaaaacgatATGAAATTACTGAGATTCAACtcgaacaacaacaacaggaACAGGAACAGcaagaacaacaacagcagcagcagcagcagcagcagcagcagcagcagcagcagcaacaacaacaacaacaacaacaacaacaacaacaacaacaacaacaacaacaacaacaacaacaacaacaacaacaacaacaacaacaacaacaacaccgTCATCACCAACAACGACAACAGCAACATCAACCAAGTGCTCCTTATGTTAATTGTAGGACGTTTATCAAGGAAGAACAGTTATCACCGCTCGCTGATTTTGATCATTATGGTCAAGTTCACACTCAACCGATTCGGATTATATCCACGGACTCTCCGAATTCTAGTCTTCAAGACGTTAACATCGAGTATCAAGAATTAGATTCGTCTACACCGTTGGTGATCTCGAATATGATCGATGACGAACAATTTGGCGATTTTCAGGAACTCAAGGAAGAACCATTATTAAGCTCGAGCCTGGACGCAAATCCAG ATTTCATGCTGAAGATATTCGATGATCTACGGCCTGCAATGGGTTTCGAAA AAAGCTTCGATGATATGAACGTGCAACAGCTGACAGTCAATAAC CAGCAAGCGGTTAACGATGAGATAAGAAGGACACATCTGCAACTTGCGAGTAGTATGGTTATACGAGAGTCCCAATTCGATGTATTGGCACGCGATTTGGATAATCCAGCTTTGCAAgctcaaagaaaaaatttaaccCAATTACAG GCTGAACATAAAATGCAAAAACAAATCCTAAAGTCTTTACAACAAGATCATCGCAACATACAAGTAAATGCGAAACATAACATTGGCGTTTAA
- the LOC124430587 gene encoding SUN domain-containing protein 2-like isoform X2 produces MWSQQQQQQQQQQQQQQQQQQKQQLQQQQQQPRTYLRGFAFQHPQQQNVHLGIVGVDDTPQHQHQHHHQLQHHLRGSSGMDLPLSSNPRASRNMAEKQRRDNLNTNISTMAALVPTVAGSSRRMDKISILRLTAAYLRTQYTLGRGSADFLPKKFNDLDVEQYFVDKSFLLLRQNLIGHVGFFIVVTTAGKIVYVSRQVERQLGHAQKELTGQSLYHFVYPEDHKELTKNLTPDEMQPMVGSSTTDVDNSSNSSEESTSTTSQRNTERRSFREQRRSFKLRMSQRTVSRREHTQYECLHVSGVLRLADACKNFDNRARHRETTSTSNDIIFVGMAWLPKKRPITEISIIDANKQEYVTRHLVDGRIIYCDHRISIVAGYLSEEVSGLSAFSFMHKDDVRWTIIGLRQMYDRAEPCGSSCYRLLSKTGEFIYLRTHGYLEYDKNTQTVESFICINTLVSEEEGIEFVREMKERFSATVSGATKAVMIQNNDDLSFDLGSESQKSNSKASLEDPSQLEDAITHLISDLPSPAVSEDRSSPSPMPNAQFAKAAVFSQRLPPAAAQASKFGIKKIDHNFTIQSNKGNLTLKQEPRIEVKQELQAIDNKMVADSIVKKEIISDGQQRNVGRRRNQDRNNIGSLSSGKPLSMKEMMGQVEVMRQENRNNESTRTKVVLPERNNASETKVLKNNTNETGLENVGNGKSESEDEESRKRYSSKRIYVEENFGGTGRSNKKRRNEKRYEITEIQLEQQQQEQEQQEQQQQQQQQQQQQQQQQQQQQQQQQQQQQQQQQQQQQQQQQQQQQQQQQHRHHQQRQQQHQPSAPYVNCRTFIKEEQLSPLADFDHYGQVHTQPIRIISTDSPNSSLQDVNIEYQELDSSTPLVISNMIDDEQFGDFQELKEEPLLSSSLDANPDFMLKIFDDLRPAMGFEKSFDDMNVQQLTVNNQAVNDEIRRTHLQLASSMVIRESQFDVLARDLDNPALQAQRKNLTQLQAEHKMQKQILKSLQQDHRNIQVNAKHNIGV; encoded by the exons TAATCCGCGTGCTTCACGAAATATGGCGGAGAAACAACGCCGAGATAATCTTAACACCAATATCTCGACGATGGCGGCTCTCGTTCCTACCGTCGCCGGAAGTTCTAGAAGGATGGACAAGATATCTATCCTGAGATTAACTGCTGCCTATTTAAGAACGCAATACA CTCTTGGTCGTGGATCGGCCGATTTCCTGCCAAAGAAATTCAACGATTTGGACGTGGAACAATACTTTGTAGAT aaatcatttttattgcttCGACAGAACTTAATCGGCCATGTTGGTTTCTTCATTGTCGTAACTACGGCAGGAAAGATCGTTTACGTTAGCCGGCAGGTGGAACGTCAACTTGGTCACGCTCAG AAAGAATTAACGGGACAATCTTTGTATCACTTCGTTTATCCTGAGGATCACAAGGAGTTAACGAAAAATTTAACGCCCGATGAAATGCAACCGATGGTCGGTAGTTCGACCACGGACGTCGATAACAGTTCCAATTCCTCCGAGGAGTCAACCTCGACGACGTCGCAAAGGAACACCGAGAGGAGGTCTTTTCGCGAGCAGAGACGGAGTTTCAAATTGCGAATGTCACAACGGACAGTTTCGAGACGAGAACATACGCAGTATGAGTGTCTACATGTGTCGGGGGTTCTTAGGCTCGCGGATGCTTGTAAAAATTTTGACAATCGTGCACGACATCGAG agACTACATCGACAAGCAACGACATCATATTCGTCGGTATGGCATGGCTACCCAAGAAACGTCCTATCACCGAAATCTCCATAATAGATGCTAATAAACAAGAGTACGTGACGCGACACTTGGTGGACGGTCGTATTATTTACTGCGATCATAGGATATCTATTGTGGCAGGTTACCTATCCGAGGAGGTTTCTGGTTTAAGCGCTTTCAGTTTTATGCACAAGGACGACGTTAGATGGACCATCATTGGACTTCGCCAaa tGTACGATCGTGCAGAACCTTGTGGTTCATCCTGCTATAGGCTTCTTTCGAAGACTGGTGAGTTCATTTACCTAAGGACCCATGGATATTTGGAATACGACAAAAATACTCAAACCGTTGAATCGTTTATCTGCATCAATACCCTAGTCTC agaagaagaaggtattGAATTTGTAAGAGAGATGAAGGAAAGATTTTCAGCTACGGTGTCTGGTGCTACGAAGGCGGTTATGAttcaaaataacgacgacCTTTCGTTCGATCTG GGATCGGAATCACAAAAATCGAATTCCAAAGCTAGCCTGGAAGATCCTTCGCAGTTAGAGGACGCGATCACCCACCTCATCAGCGATTTACCTTCACCAGCTGTTTCAGAAGATCGTTCTTCTCCATCACCAATGCCCAACGCTCAATTCGCCAAAGCGGCCGTTTTTTCTCAAAGATTACCTCCGGCAGCTGCGCAAGCAAGCAAATTCGGTATTAAGAAGATCGATCACAATTTCACGATACAAAGTAATAAAGGTAATCTTACGTTAAAACAAGAACCACGAATTGAAGTAAAACAAGAACTTCAGGCGATCGATAACAAAATGGTCGCTGATTCTATcgttaagaaagaaatcatATCGGATGGACAACAACGAAACGttggaagaaggagaaatcaGGATCGTAATAATATTGGCTCATTGAGTTCAGGAAAACCTTTGAGTATGAAGGAAATGATGGGACAAGTGGAAGTTATGCGACAGGAAAATCGTAATAACGAAAGCACCAGGACTAAGGTCGTCTTACCCGAACGTAATAATGCATCCGAAACGAAAGTTCTAAAGAATAACACCAACGAGACTGGGCTCGAAAATGTAGGAAATGGCAAAAGCGAGTCCGAGGATGAAGAGTCTAGGAAAAGATATTCTTCGAAGAGGATATACGTTGAAGAAAACTTTGGAGGAACAGGCCGTAGTAATAAAAagcgaagaaatgaaaaacgatATGAAATTACTGAGATTCAACtcgaacaacaacaacaggaACAGGAACAGcaagaacaacaacagcagcagcagcagcagcagcagcagcagcagcagcagcagcaacaacaacaacaacaacaacaacaacaacaacaacaacaacaacaacaacaacaacaacaacaacaacaacaacaacaacaacaacaacaacaacaccgTCATCACCAACAACGACAACAGCAACATCAACCAAGTGCTCCTTATGTTAATTGTAGGACGTTTATCAAGGAAGAACAGTTATCACCGCTCGCTGATTTTGATCATTATGGTCAAGTTCACACTCAACCGATTCGGATTATATCCACGGACTCTCCGAATTCTAGTCTTCAAGACGTTAACATCGAGTATCAAGAATTAGATTCGTCTACACCGTTGGTGATCTCGAATATGATCGATGACGAACAATTTGGCGATTTTCAGGAACTCAAGGAAGAACCATTATTAAGCTCGAGCCTGGACGCAAATCCAG ATTTCATGCTGAAGATATTCGATGATCTACGGCCTGCAATGGGTTTCGAAA AAAGCTTCGATGATATGAACGTGCAACAGCTGACAGTCAATAAC CAAGCGGTTAACGATGAGATAAGAAGGACACATCTGCAACTTGCGAGTAGTATGGTTATACGAGAGTCCCAATTCGATGTATTGGCACGCGATTTGGATAATCCAGCTTTGCAAgctcaaagaaaaaatttaaccCAATTACAG GCTGAACATAAAATGCAAAAACAAATCCTAAAGTCTTTACAACAAGATCATCGCAACATACAAGTAAATGCGAAACATAACATTGGCGTTTAA
- the LOC124430587 gene encoding PH domain-containing protein DDB_G0275795-like isoform X6, with the protein MKDDVDEDDAGTSSTGTVPESSITYGNPRASRNMAEKQRRDNLNTNISTMAALVPTVAGSSRRMDKISILRLTAAYLRTQYTLGRGSADFLPKKFNDLDVEQYFVDKSFLLLRQNLIGHVGFFIVVTTAGKIVYVSRQVERQLGHAQKELTGQSLYHFVYPEDHKELTKNLTPDEMQPMVGSSTTDVDNSSNSSEESTSTTSQRNTERRSFREQRRSFKLRMSQRTVSRREHTQYECLHVSGVLRLADACKNFDNRARHRETTSTSNDIIFVGMAWLPKKRPITEISIIDANKQEYVTRHLVDGRIIYCDHRISIVAGYLSEEVSGLSAFSFMHKDDVRWTIIGLRQMYDRAEPCGSSCYRLLSKTGEFIYLRTHGYLEYDKNTQTVESFICINTLVSEEEGIEFVREMKERFSATVSGATKAVMIQNNDDLSFDLGSESQKSNSKASLEDPSQLEDAITHLISDLPSPAVSEDRSSPSPMPNAQFAKAAVFSQRLPPAAAQASKFGIKKIDHNFTIQSNKGNLTLKQEPRIEVKQELQAIDNKMVADSIVKKEIISDGQQRNVGRRRNQDRNNIGSLSSGKPLSMKEMMGQVEVMRQENRNNESTRTKVVLPERNNASETKVLKNNTNETGLENVGNGKSESEDEESRKRYSSKRIYVEENFGGTGRSNKKRRNEKRYEITEIQLEQQQQEQEQQEQQQQQQQQQQQQQQQQQQQQQQQQQQQQQQQQQQQQQQQQQQQQQQQQHRHHQQRQQQHQPSAPYVNCRTFIKEEQLSPLADFDHYGQVHTQPIRIISTDSPNSSLQDVNIEYQELDSSTPLVISNMIDDEQFGDFQELKEEPLLSSSLDANPDFMLKIFDDLRPAMGFEKSFDDMNVQQLTVNNQQAVNDEIRRTHLQLASSMVIRESQFDVLARDLDNPALQAQRKNLTQLQAEHKMQKQILKSLQQDHRNIQVNAKHNIGV; encoded by the exons TAATCCGCGTGCTTCACGAAATATGGCGGAGAAACAACGCCGAGATAATCTTAACACCAATATCTCGACGATGGCGGCTCTCGTTCCTACCGTCGCCGGAAGTTCTAGAAGGATGGACAAGATATCTATCCTGAGATTAACTGCTGCCTATTTAAGAACGCAATACA CTCTTGGTCGTGGATCGGCCGATTTCCTGCCAAAGAAATTCAACGATTTGGACGTGGAACAATACTTTGTAGAT aaatcatttttattgcttCGACAGAACTTAATCGGCCATGTTGGTTTCTTCATTGTCGTAACTACGGCAGGAAAGATCGTTTACGTTAGCCGGCAGGTGGAACGTCAACTTGGTCACGCTCAG AAAGAATTAACGGGACAATCTTTGTATCACTTCGTTTATCCTGAGGATCACAAGGAGTTAACGAAAAATTTAACGCCCGATGAAATGCAACCGATGGTCGGTAGTTCGACCACGGACGTCGATAACAGTTCCAATTCCTCCGAGGAGTCAACCTCGACGACGTCGCAAAGGAACACCGAGAGGAGGTCTTTTCGCGAGCAGAGACGGAGTTTCAAATTGCGAATGTCACAACGGACAGTTTCGAGACGAGAACATACGCAGTATGAGTGTCTACATGTGTCGGGGGTTCTTAGGCTCGCGGATGCTTGTAAAAATTTTGACAATCGTGCACGACATCGAG agACTACATCGACAAGCAACGACATCATATTCGTCGGTATGGCATGGCTACCCAAGAAACGTCCTATCACCGAAATCTCCATAATAGATGCTAATAAACAAGAGTACGTGACGCGACACTTGGTGGACGGTCGTATTATTTACTGCGATCATAGGATATCTATTGTGGCAGGTTACCTATCCGAGGAGGTTTCTGGTTTAAGCGCTTTCAGTTTTATGCACAAGGACGACGTTAGATGGACCATCATTGGACTTCGCCAaa tGTACGATCGTGCAGAACCTTGTGGTTCATCCTGCTATAGGCTTCTTTCGAAGACTGGTGAGTTCATTTACCTAAGGACCCATGGATATTTGGAATACGACAAAAATACTCAAACCGTTGAATCGTTTATCTGCATCAATACCCTAGTCTC agaagaagaaggtattGAATTTGTAAGAGAGATGAAGGAAAGATTTTCAGCTACGGTGTCTGGTGCTACGAAGGCGGTTATGAttcaaaataacgacgacCTTTCGTTCGATCTG GGATCGGAATCACAAAAATCGAATTCCAAAGCTAGCCTGGAAGATCCTTCGCAGTTAGAGGACGCGATCACCCACCTCATCAGCGATTTACCTTCACCAGCTGTTTCAGAAGATCGTTCTTCTCCATCACCAATGCCCAACGCTCAATTCGCCAAAGCGGCCGTTTTTTCTCAAAGATTACCTCCGGCAGCTGCGCAAGCAAGCAAATTCGGTATTAAGAAGATCGATCACAATTTCACGATACAAAGTAATAAAGGTAATCTTACGTTAAAACAAGAACCACGAATTGAAGTAAAACAAGAACTTCAGGCGATCGATAACAAAATGGTCGCTGATTCTATcgttaagaaagaaatcatATCGGATGGACAACAACGAAACGttggaagaaggagaaatcaGGATCGTAATAATATTGGCTCATTGAGTTCAGGAAAACCTTTGAGTATGAAGGAAATGATGGGACAAGTGGAAGTTATGCGACAGGAAAATCGTAATAACGAAAGCACCAGGACTAAGGTCGTCTTACCCGAACGTAATAATGCATCCGAAACGAAAGTTCTAAAGAATAACACCAACGAGACTGGGCTCGAAAATGTAGGAAATGGCAAAAGCGAGTCCGAGGATGAAGAGTCTAGGAAAAGATATTCTTCGAAGAGGATATACGTTGAAGAAAACTTTGGAGGAACAGGCCGTAGTAATAAAAagcgaagaaatgaaaaacgatATGAAATTACTGAGATTCAACtcgaacaacaacaacaggaACAGGAACAGcaagaacaacaacagcagcagcagcagcagcagcagcagcagcagcagcagcagcaacaacaacaacaacaacaacaacaacaacaacaacaacaacaacaacaacaacaacaacaacaacaacaacaacaacaacaacaacaacaacaacaccgTCATCACCAACAACGACAACAGCAACATCAACCAAGTGCTCCTTATGTTAATTGTAGGACGTTTATCAAGGAAGAACAGTTATCACCGCTCGCTGATTTTGATCATTATGGTCAAGTTCACACTCAACCGATTCGGATTATATCCACGGACTCTCCGAATTCTAGTCTTCAAGACGTTAACATCGAGTATCAAGAATTAGATTCGTCTACACCGTTGGTGATCTCGAATATGATCGATGACGAACAATTTGGCGATTTTCAGGAACTCAAGGAAGAACCATTATTAAGCTCGAGCCTGGACGCAAATCCAG ATTTCATGCTGAAGATATTCGATGATCTACGGCCTGCAATGGGTTTCGAAA AAAGCTTCGATGATATGAACGTGCAACAGCTGACAGTCAATAAC CAGCAAGCGGTTAACGATGAGATAAGAAGGACACATCTGCAACTTGCGAGTAGTATGGTTATACGAGAGTCCCAATTCGATGTATTGGCACGCGATTTGGATAATCCAGCTTTGCAAgctcaaagaaaaaatttaaccCAATTACAG GCTGAACATAAAATGCAAAAACAAATCCTAAAGTCTTTACAACAAGATCATCGCAACATACAAGTAAATGCGAAACATAACATTGGCGTTTAA